In Neofelis nebulosa isolate mNeoNeb1 chromosome 10, mNeoNeb1.pri, whole genome shotgun sequence, one DNA window encodes the following:
- the LOC131488534 gene encoding protein PIP-1-like isoform X3, which yields MGARLLLLGLSLLLGFLQALPCFQCPRVNASGVCETGESVCETQGSQRCFLRKVYEDDRLLYGYQGCGDLCLSMSFFRQSVQVDFVCCNDTPFCNRF from the exons ATGGGTGCGCGCCTCCTGCTGCTGGGCCTCTCCTTGTTGCTGGGCTTCCTGCAAG CTCTACCGTGTTTCCAGTGTCCACGAGTCAACGCCAGCGGGGTTTGCGAGACTGGGGAAAGTGTCTGCGAGACTCAGGGCAGCCAGCGGTGCTTCCTGAGGAAGGTCTACGAAG ATGACAGGCTCCTATATGGATACCAGGGCTGTGGGGACCTGTGCCTCTCCATGTCTTTCTTCAGACAAAGTGTCCAAGTGGATTTTGTATGCTGCAATGACACCCCTTTCTGTAACAGATTTTAG
- the LOC131488534 gene encoding acrosomal protein SP-10-like isoform X2, producing the protein MKFFLTCCRNSKQRCPRSGFSSFGFHSLTALPVAQHTNRWLDSVLSRPRILEYGTNLRRRGLFKALPCFQCPRVNASGVCETGESVCETQGSQRCFLRKVYEGSSHHLKYHPQRKTKEDIAGRGRQLPGKA; encoded by the exons ATGAAGTTCTTCCTAACCTGCTGCAGAAACTCCAAACAAAGATGTCCAAGATCAGGCTTCTCCAGCTTCGGTTTCCACAGCCTTACAGCCCTGCCAGTCGCACAGCACACAAACAGATGGTTAGACTCAGTCCTTTCGAGACCACGCATTCTTGAATATGGCACGAACCTGAGAAGGAGAGGCCTGTTCAAAG CTCTACCGTGTTTCCAGTGTCCACGAGTCAACGCCAGCGGGGTTTGCGAGACTGGGGAAAGTGTCTGCGAGACTCAGGGCAGCCAGCGGTGCTTCCTGAGGAAGGTCTACGAAG GCTCAAGCcaccaccttaaataccatcCCCAGcgaaagacaaaagaagacattgCAGGGAGAGGGCGGCAGTTACCAGGAAAAGCATAA
- the ACRV1 gene encoding acrosomal protein SP-10 isoform X1, with translation MKKFLLLMSLYLVGSARGASGQPDEPPGSMDHQASVQQFSGGYFSLGNPSDGEALYETSSDESSLSEHTSGGHASVEHTSGEHAAGEHMSGEHTTGEHTSGEQPSGEQTSGEKPSGEQTSGEQTSGEQTSGEQSSSEKPSGEQVLAEKPSGEQVSAEKPSGEQVLSEKPSGEQASGEQASGEQASGEQASGEKPPGEQPSGIPPSSTLSGPILNCHTCSYMNDQGKCLRGEGVCSTQNSQQCMLKKIFEGGKLQFMVQGCENMCPSMNLFSHGTRMQIICCQNQSFCNKI, from the exons ATGAAGAAGTTTCTCTTACTAATGAGTCTTTATCTGGTTGGATCTGCCAGAG GAGCATCAGGTCAGCCTGATGAACCTCCTGGTTCTATGGATCATCAAGCTTCCGTTCAGCAATTTTCAGGTGGGTACTTTTCACTTGGAAACCCTTCAGATGGTGAGGCTTTGTATGAAACTTCTTCAGACGAGAGCAGTTTAAGTGAGCACACCTCAGGTGGGCACGCTTCAGTTGAGCACACTTCAGGTGAGCATGCTGCGGGTGAACACATGTCAGGTGAACACACCACAGGGGAGCACACTTCTGGTGAACAACCTTCAGGTGAACAGACTTCTGGTGAAAAGCCTTCAGGTGAACAGACTTCTGGTGAACAGACTTCTGGTGAACAGACTTCTGGTGAACAGTCTTCCAGTGAAAAGCCTTCAGGTGAACAAGTTTTGGCTGAAAAGCCTTCAGGTGAACAGGTTTCAGCTGAAAAGCCTTCAGGTGAACAAGTTTTGAGTGAGAAGCCTTCAGGTGAACAGGCTTCCGGTGAACAAGCTTCAGGTGAACAAGCTTCAGGTGAACAAGCTTCAGGTGAAAAGCCACCGGGTGAACAGCCTTCAGGCATTCCACCTTCAAGCACACTTTCAG GCCCGATATTAAATTGCCACACATGCTCATATATGAATGATCAAGGAAAATGTCTTCGTGGAGAGGGAGTCTGCTCCACTCAGAATTCCCAGCAGTGCATGTTAAAGAAGATCTTTGAAG GTGGAAAACTCCAATTCATGGTTCAGGGTTGTGAGAATATGTGCCCATCAATGAACCTCTTCTCCCATGGAACCAGGATGCAAATTATATGCTGTCAGAATCAATCTTTCTGCAACAAGATCTAG
- the LOC131488534 gene encoding protein PIP-1-like isoform X1, which yields MKFFLTCCRNSKQRCPRSGFSSFGFHSLTALPVAQHTNRWLDSVLSRPRILEYGTNLRRRGLFKALPCFQCPRVNASGVCETGESVCETQGSQRCFLRKVYEDDRLLYGYQGCGDLCLSMSFFRQSVQVDFVCCNDTPFCNRF from the exons ATGAAGTTCTTCCTAACCTGCTGCAGAAACTCCAAACAAAGATGTCCAAGATCAGGCTTCTCCAGCTTCGGTTTCCACAGCCTTACAGCCCTGCCAGTCGCACAGCACACAAACAGATGGTTAGACTCAGTCCTTTCGAGACCACGCATTCTTGAATATGGCACGAACCTGAGAAGGAGAGGCCTGTTCAAAG CTCTACCGTGTTTCCAGTGTCCACGAGTCAACGCCAGCGGGGTTTGCGAGACTGGGGAAAGTGTCTGCGAGACTCAGGGCAGCCAGCGGTGCTTCCTGAGGAAGGTCTACGAAG ATGACAGGCTCCTATATGGATACCAGGGCTGTGGGGACCTGTGCCTCTCCATGTCTTTCTTCAGACAAAGTGTCCAAGTGGATTTTGTATGCTGCAATGACACCCCTTTCTGTAACAGATTTTAG
- the ACRV1 gene encoding acrosomal protein SP-10 isoform X2, with protein sequence MKKFLLLMSLYLVGSARGASGQPDEPPGSMDHQASVQQFSGGYFSLGNPSDGEALYETSSDESSLSEHTSGGHASVEHTSGEHAAGEHMSGEHTTGEHTSGEQPSGEQTSGEKPSGEQTSGEQTSGEQTSAEKPSGEQVLSEKPSGEQASGEQASGEQASGEQASGEKPPGEQPSGIPPSSTLSGPILNCHTCSYMNDQGKCLRGEGVCSTQNSQQCMLKKIFEGGKLQFMVQGCENMCPSMNLFSHGTRMQIICCQNQSFCNKI encoded by the exons ATGAAGAAGTTTCTCTTACTAATGAGTCTTTATCTGGTTGGATCTGCCAGAG GAGCATCAGGTCAGCCTGATGAACCTCCTGGTTCTATGGATCATCAAGCTTCCGTTCAGCAATTTTCAGGTGGGTACTTTTCACTTGGAAACCCTTCAGATGGTGAGGCTTTGTATGAAACTTCTTCAGACGAGAGCAGTTTAAGTGAGCACACCTCAGGTGGGCACGCTTCAGTTGAGCACACTTCAGGTGAGCATGCTGCGGGTGAACACATGTCAGGTGAACACACCACAGGGGAGCACACTTCTGGTGAACAACCTTCAGGTGAACAGACTTCTGGTGAAAAGCCTTCAGGTGAACAGACTTCTGGTGAACAGACTTCTGGTGAACAGACTTCTG CTGAAAAGCCTTCAGGTGAACAAGTTTTGAGTGAGAAGCCTTCAGGTGAACAGGCTTCCGGTGAACAAGCTTCAGGTGAACAAGCTTCAGGTGAACAAGCTTCAGGTGAAAAGCCACCGGGTGAACAGCCTTCAGGCATTCCACCTTCAAGCACACTTTCAG GCCCGATATTAAATTGCCACACATGCTCATATATGAATGATCAAGGAAAATGTCTTCGTGGAGAGGGAGTCTGCTCCACTCAGAATTCCCAGCAGTGCATGTTAAAGAAGATCTTTGAAG GTGGAAAACTCCAATTCATGGTTCAGGGTTGTGAGAATATGTGCCCATCAATGAACCTCTTCTCCCATGGAACCAGGATGCAAATTATATGCTGTCAGAATCAATCTTTCTGCAACAAGATCTAG